The region AACCGATATTCTTATCATTGGCGCTGGCATGGCGGGCGCCGGAGCTGCGGCCTTTCTGGCCAGACATGCAGATGTTCTCCTTATCGAACGCGAGGAACAACCCGGCTATCACAGCACCGGCAGGTCAGCCGCCATCTATATAGAGAGCTACGGACCGGATCTGGTTCGGACACTCAATCGGATGAGTTCGGATTTTCTCAGGAACCCGCCCTTTGCTGAAATTGATGGCACGCTCTTGAAGAGACGAGGCCTACTTTATCTCTCGCGCCCCGAGAACGAAGCCGCTTTCGATGGTTTTCTCAAGGCAACGCCCCATCTTCAGGAACTATCCCTTGAGGAAGTCAGCAAACGGGTCCCGATTCTTGATATCTCACAATTGTCTCGTGCGGCCTATGAACCGGAAGCGCTCGATATTGATGTGGACCGCCTGCATCGGGGATGCCTGCACCATGCACGAAACAACGGCGCACAGATACGCCTCAAAACAGAGATTATATCTGCCCAAAAACAAGAACAGCACTGGTTCATCAAAACCAGCCAGGGCACCATCAAAGCCAGAATTCTCGTCAATGCGGCAGGTGCATGGGCAGATCGGGTTGCAGAATTGTCAGGAGCCCGGCCACTCGGCCTGATACCCATGCGGCGTACGGCGGCAATTCTTCCTGCACCAGATGCCATGGATATTGCCGACTGGCCTCTTTTCGTTGAAATGGCAGAAGACTGGTACGCCAAGCCGGAGGCTGGCAAACTGCTCGTCTCACCTGCGGATGAAGATCCTGTTCCCCCTTCGGATACATATCCGGATGACATGGTTCTTGCCGAAGGGCTCTATCGGTTTGAGCAGGCAGTTACCATCCCTGTCTCCCGGGTGGAACGCTCATGGGCCGGTCTCCGGACCTTCGCGCCGGACCGATTGCCGGTCAACGGTTTTGACCCGGATTGTCCGGGCTTCTTCTGGCTTGCAGGTCAAGGTGGCTATGGCATCCAGACAGCCCCTGCCATGAGCCACATAGCAGCAAATCTCATTCTTGATCGGCAGTCGGACGTCACGCCTGAAACGCTCAATGGCCTGGCCCCTTCGCGTTTCAGCCGTTAGAGCGCGTTGCGCCAAAGTGGGGATCGGTTTGGCGATAAACAACTCGCGTCATCAAAGACATAGAGCATGCGTATGAACCCTGTTCATCGCAAAATGCGCTAGCCTTCAGAACCTGTAAAACCTGATCCGCTTGCCGACACCAACGCTGCGCTGTGACGGACCAAGGCAGAGGATACCGTCAACGACACCCGGTTCCATAGTGGACGGCTGATGCTCTTCCGGGTCAACACAAGCCAGCATAGGCAATCCGAATTCATTCAATGCTGACACCTGCACAGGGAGCGTCTCATATCCGGTAGCGCTTCCCTCTCGGGAAAAGGCACTGATGCCAATAGACTGACCGTCATCATCAGCGGTGCAACCCGACATATGCTGCACAGCGCCATCAAGGATCAGTGCGGCCACATTCAGACCCAGCCACCTGTCTGGAGCAAGCACATACCAGCAGTCATCAAGGCATCCACAAAAGACGATTCCACCGCCAGGCACATCTATTGTGAAAAAGCTCGCTCCTATGGAGAGAAGCATCTCCTTGGTTTTCCGAACCGTGTCCGTACAGACAACGGCAATCAGATCACAGGAGGCTGAAAGGTTCAGCATACTGTCCTCAATCTGGGCCGGGTCCGGATCAACGCCAAGCTGGGACAGAATCTGGACAGAAGGCTTCTCAAATCGAGACGCCAGCATCGCCCCAGGCGCATCAGCCCCGTCACTGGAGGATATGATACCCAGCTGCAAGCGCCTGCGAACCGGAAGAGCGGGCAGTCCGGCACGTGCGGCCAGATAAATGCACTCGGGATCAATCAGACTGTTGCCGGAGAAAAGCTCCTGCCCCTTGTGATAAAGACTTCCCGGCTGAAGAACATGATCCCTGTCGGCGATATCCTCAACCGCCCCTACACTCACAAGGTCATCGGTAACCGTGCAACGGGTATCTGCAACAACCAGATCTGCCCAGTCAGGGACGGGCTGCCCCTTTTCAATCCTTTGTGCCACACGTTTTGGCGTTGGCAGACTGTGGACATTCTGAGCTTGCCGGTCTGAAAGCAGCCGCGCAGGTATAAGGCGCAAGGCCCCCGCTTCCAGGGCTTCTGAACGCCTCACCGCATATCCACTGGCAGCAGCAAGGCGCTGATCAGGTATCGGCTTTGCACTGAGAACATCCCTTGCCAGAATTCGACCTGCACACTGGTCGAAGGACAACAGGTCACATTCTTCAACAGGCTTCATTGTATCTTTGAGACAGTCAAAGGCTTCAGGAACAGAAAACTCTTTGAGATGAAAATCACTCATCAGACCCTGCATATTCTTGTTCTCATTTGGGGCCTGAAGCCCTTAGGGTCAAAACTCATTGCCCACGTCCATTCTGCGATAGTCATTTTTTTGTCCGGCACGACGGAGGTTCGCAGGAAACCTTCCGGTTTTCAAGGAGCTCCAACAAAGCCGGGCGCTAAAATGACCCCGCCCTTTGGGTTCATTAGGGAAGCGCAGCCTGACCACAAACAACAGCTTGAATAGGATCCCGCCTGTCCTGCACTCCTGTTTGTGTCCATTCCGCCCTTCCCTGATGAACAGAATGGGCATGAGCAATGAGTCTTGACCCTAATTCGCCCTCGACGATGAAACGACACCCGGATACTGATAGAAACAGTTTCAGACCCGCGACCGAGGATCATCAGTCATGACCACACTGGGAGAACATCTCATCACACTGCTCACCAAATACGGTGTTGATACAGTTTTTGGAATTCCCGGTGTCCATACGGTTGAACTATATCGCGGTCTTGAAACCTCAACAATCCGCCATATCACACCGCGCCATGAACAGGGTGCCGGTTTTATGGCGGACGGATATGCCAGAATGACCGGAAAGCCGGGGGTTTGCCTGGTTATTTCAGGACCCGGCCTGTCCAATATTGCCACCGCAATGCTGCAGGCACGAGCCGATTCAATCCCGATGCTGGTCCTCTCTGCGGTCAATGCCACCGGACATTATGATTCGGGTCGCGGTTATCTCCACGAGATGCCAGACCAGCGAGGGTTTGCCGGAGAGGCCGCTCTTTTCTCGCGAACGATCCAGACTCCGCAGGAATTGCCGGAAGCGCTGGCGCGAGCATTCGCCATCTTTTCCAGCGCCCGGCCAGGCCCGGTTCATCTGGAAATCCCTCTCAACGTCATGACGGAGATTGTTGAGCCGGACGCTCTGAAATCCTATCCGCTTCCCTCATCGCCAGCCATCGACCCGATCTCACTTGGGGATCTTGCGCAACGATGCAGTCAGGCAAGGAAGCCGGTCATTCTGGCGGGCGGAGGCGTCAGCCCTGTTGCACGGGATGATTTACGGCAACTGGCTGAAAAACTCGATGCACCTGTCATCACCACCATCAACGGACGCCGCCTGATGGCCCCGGATCATCCCCTGCATGTTCCATTCAGCCCGAGCCTTGAAGAGGTCCGGGCACTGGTTGACGATGCCGACCTTGTCCTCGCTTTCGGAACTGAGATGGGGCGAACAGATTATGACATGTACGACACGGGCCGCTCAGTTGATCCTGCCTTTCTGGCGCGCGTTGATATAGACCCGCAAATGCTCTGCCGCTCCATCAGACCAGACCTTCCAATTACCGGTGACGCAGCCAGGGCAATTGCGCGCCTGAATGATGACGTGCAGCAGACCGCCCCCTCAAACGACGGGGCCGGGAGAGCGAAAGCCACCCGCACAAAGGCCTGGGCAGTACAACCAGCCTCCTATCAGCAGAACATCGGGCTGCTTGAGCAGATCCGTGCGCTGGTCCCAGAGACCGTTTTTGTCGGCGATTCAACTCAACTTACCTACGCCGGAAATATGGGATTTGCCCCAGATACCAGCGGCGGCTGGTTCAACTCCGCCACCGGTTTCGGCACCTTGGGCTATGCATTGGGCGCAGCCCTCGGGGCCAAAGCGGCCACCCCTTCACACCATGTCCTCTGCATGATGGGCGATGGGGGTATCCAGTTCACACTTGGCGAACTGGGCGTAGCCATCGACCACGACCTGCCGATAACCATTCTAGTCTGGGACAATGCCGGATATGGCGAGATCAAATCCTACATGGTGAACAGGCAGATCAAGCCTGAAGGCGTCAATCTGACGCCTCCCGACTTTGTCAAACTGGCTGAATCCTATGGCTTTGACACAGAACAGGTGACAGACATGGACAGTTTGCCAGATGCAATCAAAAAGGTCGCGGATCGAAATCGCCCGGCGCTGATTCACTACAGGGTTTCCCGGTCCTGATCTGGTCGCCCAAGCCCGCTTAAAATCGGGCAGTCCGGGCGATTATCCCCCGGGCAGCAGGCGACGAGAGCAGCCAAGGTTTCCCGCAATTCTCTCAATTCCCCGAGCTTGCGGTCGAGATCCTCCAGATGATGCTCAGCAATAGCCTTGACGTCAGCGCTTGAACGGTCCTGGTCCTCATAGAGCGACAGCAACTGCCTGCATTCAGCCACGGAAAAATCAAACCGTCTAGCTCTCTGCAGAAACCGCAGTTTGTGCACATGTTTATCGGAATAATCCCGATAGCCATTCGGCCTTCTATCCGGAACAACGAGACCCAGCTCTTCATAATAGCGAATAGTCTTTGCGGGTAATCCACTCCGGCTGGAAGCCTCACCGATATTCATCATCCTCAACTCTGGCTGAGTTCAACACCCGGCTATCTTATCATTTTGGAAACGGCTGCGATAAGTTTCTGTTGCGACATGTATCAAGTCAGGTCACCATTGCCCCTATCTCAATTGACAGGAGACCGTCTTGGCACGCCGGTTCTACGATTTACCTTCTCTGACCACCCTCGCCGTCTTCGAGGCCTCGGCCCGTCATCTCAGTCTCAAAGAAGCAGCCTCTGAGCTGAGTGTGACACCAGGCGCAGTGACCCGGCAAATCAAGGCACTTGAGGAAGAGCTGGGCTCTTCTCTGTTCAATCGCATCCATCGTGGCGTGGAATTGACCGACGAAGGTGCCCTGCTCTATTCTGTCCTGTCACAGAACTTCAACGAAATATCCAACACCATCAGACAGATAAGACACAAACGATCACCCGTTGATGTGACGATTGCAGCCAGCACTGCAGTTGCCACAATGTGGCTGATGCCACGGATCGGTGAATTCTGGAGAAGTTTCCCCGACATCACCGTCAATCATCTGATTTCTGATGATCCGGTAGATTTTCTAAGACCCGAACTTGATCTGCGCATTCGCTATGGTGATGGCTCCTGGCCCGGAGAAACATCGCAACTCCTGTTCAGGGATGAGATTTTCCCTGTAGCAGGTCCCGATTTCCCGCAAGACCGGGTCGCGATTGAAGAGATTCCCAATCTGCCGCTTCTTCGACTGGAATCCGGAGGAAATCGCTGGCCAACATGGGAGGACTGGTTCCGGGCTACCGGGCTTGATGAACGCCTTGTATCCGGGCGTCGCTTTAACAATTACGTGATTGTTCTTCAGGCCGCACAGGACAATCAGGGCGTCGCGCTTGGATGGCAAATGCTCATTCAACCACTTCTCGATCAGGGAAAGCTGAAACGGCTAACTGACACAGGTATCGAGACAAAAAGCGGTTATTACCTGACCTGGCGCGACGACCGACCGCTGAGTGATGAAGCGGAAACCATCAGAGCCTGGCTTCTGGATCACTATCTCAGTTGACTTGAAATCAATCAATTGCGCATAGAATGCCTATTGAATTTGGATGAAAAACACGGCCTTCTAGTTAAGAATTAGAATAAATCCAGCCTAGGGGATGCCGGACGTCACACCAGCTGGTTTCTCAGGAGGGCTTTACTCATGAAAATGATCGACAAGTCAGTACTCGAAGCCGTTATGCGCCCGGTGAACACCGCCAACGGCCTGCCAAACGAGTTTTATACCGACGAGGCAACCTTTGCCGAAGAAAAGCAGAGCGTTTTCTTTGACAACTGGGCTGCTATCGGCTTTGCGAAAGACATCCCTGAAAGTGGCGATGCCATGCCGGTCAATTTTCTCGGTCAGCCGCTTCTTGCCCTGCGCAACAAAGACGGCAACGTCCGCGTTTACGAAAATATCTGCCGTCACCGCGGGATGATCCTGGTAGAAGAACCGAAGAAAATAACCGGCGCAATCCGGTGTGCCTATCACTCATGGTGCTATGACCTCGATGGCAAGCTGCGCGCAACACCACATGTGGGCGGCCCCGGTAACAACACTCATGAGGATGTGAATCGCGATCAGCTTGGACTGAATATTGTTCGCTCCCACGTCTGGATGGACATCATTTTCGTCAATGTGTCCGGCACAGCGCCAGCCTTTGAGGACTATGCCGCGCATCTTCTTCAGCGCTGGAAAGAGTTCGATCATCCGATCTATCACGGCGGCCCGGATTCAAGCTTCAAACTGGAAATCAAAACCAACTGGAAGCTGGCCGTAGAAAACTACTGCGAATCCTACCACCTGCCATGGGTTCACCCGGGTCTGAACGCCTATTCCCGGATCGAAGATCACTACAACATCAATGAATATGGCCACTATGCCGGCCAGGGAACGGTTGTTTACAACCCGACCCTCAATGACGACGGCAAGACGCTGAAAAACTTCCCCGATCTGTCTTCAAAATGGGATACGGGCGCTGAATATATTGCGCTGTTCCCGAATGTTCTGCTGGGCGTTCATCGCGATCACACCTTCGCAATCATTCTGGAAGCCATCGACATGCACAACACGGTCGAGCATGTTGAGATCTACTACACAGATCCTGAGATGCTGACCGACGACTATGCCACATTACGCCAGCAGAATGCCGGTATGTGGAAAGGCGTGTTCGTCGAAGACATCTTTGTTGTTGAAGGCATGCAGAGAGGCCGGAGTGCCCATCAGTTTGATGGCGGTCGCTTCTCACCGGTTCTCGACACGGCAACCCACTGCTTCCATCACTGGGTCGCTTCCCGTTTCATGCCGGAAGCCGAAGCAGCAGAATAATGACTGATCTGAAAGCGCTTGATGCCAGCATCATGGATGCTCACGAGCGCGAAGACCTCCACGCACTGGCCAGCCTGTATGGCCAGGCCGGTGCGATCATGGAAGCAGAGCAGGATATCGACGCCGCCTGCTTCCTCTATACCCAGGCCTATATTTTCTCACTGCAGGCCGGACTGCCGGATGCACAGAGGCTGAAGAACATTCTGCACGGCTATGGTCGTGAAACTGAAGACTGAAACGACAAACTGAATTCATCTCAGGATGACATGTGTTTTGTCGCATATCGTCAAACAAACAGACAAAATCTCACAATCAGAGACATCTCAATCGGTAAGCTCTTTTGAATAAACAGAAGACACAGATCCGATGGACCGGAGCAATCCATGAAAACGCATGTGCGCGTGGCAGTAATCGGCGGTGGCCTTGTTGGCTGCTCAATCCTCTATCACCTGACGAAACTTGGCTGGAAAGACGTCGTTCTTCTGGAACGTGACGAGCTGACCTCCGGTTCAACATGGCATGCGGCTGCCGGTATTCACGGCTTGCATGATAACAACAATATTTCCAAGCTTCAGTACTATACAATGAAGCTCTACAAGGAACTTGAGCAGGAAACCGGTCAGGGCTGCGGCATTTTTCAGCCAGGCTCCATCTATCTGGCCCAGACCAAGGACCGTGAACATCAGCTCCGCATTCAGGCCGCCAAGGCGCGTTATTTCGACGTTGATTTCCACGAAGTATCCATTGCTGAAGCAAAGGAACTGCATCCGCTGGTCGACTTCACCGGCATCCGATGTGCCATGTTCGAGCAGGATGGCGGCAATGTGGATCCGTCCGGTGTCACCCATGCATACGCGCAGGGTGCCAAACAGAACGGCGCAGAAATCTATCGCTTCACACCTGTGGTCGAAACCAATCAGCGGGAGGATGGCACCTGGGACGTAGTGACGACCAAAGGCACCATTCATGCCGAAATCGTGGTCAACGCCGCAGGTCTCTGGGGCCGCGAAGTGGCCAGGATGGCAGGTTTCGAACTGCCGCTGATGACCATGGAACATCAGTATTTTGTCACTGAAACAATTGAGGAAATCGCTGGCATGGACCGCCGCCTGCCATCGATCGCCGATCGCGACGGAGAATATTACCTGCGTCAGGAGGGTCTGGGCCTTCTGGTCGGAGCCTATGAGAAAGACGGACGCTTCTGGGCCGAAGACGGCACACCGATGAATTTCGGCCACGAACTTCTGCCTGACGATCTGGACCGTATTTCCGACAACATCATGCGGGCCTGTGAACGCATTCCAGCCCTGGCCGAGGCCGGTATCAAACGGGTGATCAACGGTCCGATGATCTGGTCCCCGGATTCATCCGCCCTGTTTGGCCCGGTGCCGGAGCTGAAAAACTACTACTGCTGTAACGGCATTATCCCGGGCTTCAGCCAGTCCGGTGGTCTAGGCTCGCTTCTCGCCCAGTGGATTGTTGAAGGTGAACCTGAGCTGGATCTCTTCCCCTGGGACATGGCTCGCTATGACAGCGCCTGGGCGACCAAGAGCTTCACGAAGGCACGGGCGCTTGATTGCTATGCCCATCGCTTCAAAATCCATTTCCCGTTTGAAGAACGCGAAGCAGGTCGCCCGGCCCGCATGCGTCCGGTTTATGAACGGCAAAAGGAAAAAGGCGCTGTCTTCGGCCTCAACTATGGCTGGGAGCACCCGCTCTGGTATGCACCAGAAGGCGTGGAAGCAATTGAAGACTATGGCTTTGAACGCCAGGCATGGTTCAAGCATGTGGGTAATGAATGCCGTGCCCTGCGTGAAGCAGTTGGTGTCATCGATGTCTCCAACTTCGCCAAATACGAGATAAAAGGCCCCGGTGCTCATGACTGGCTCGACAAGGTCGTCGCCAACAGGGTTCCGACCATTGATGGCCGATCCTGCCTGACACCGCTTCTCGGGAAGCGTGGCGGCATCGCTGGCGATTTCACCATCACAAAACTGGCGGATGACCATTATTACATGGTGGGCTCGGGTATTGCCGAGCGTTACCACAAGCGCTTCTTCAATGCAGTGCCCTTGCCGGAAGACACAACCTTTGACTGCCTGACAGAATCCTGGACAGGCTTCAATATCGCCGGACCAAAGGCCCGCGACCTGATGCTGCGGCTGACCGATGAAGATCTGTCTAATGACAGCTTCAGGTTCATGCGGTCCAAAGTCATGACTGTGGCCGGGATTGAGGCCCGGGTGCTGCGCGTGTCCTTCACCGGTGATCTTGGCTATGAGGTCTATGTCCCTCAGGAGAAACAGCTCGCGCTCTATGACGCCCTGTTTGAAGCAGGAACTGACCTGGGCATCGTGCCGGTGGGTGGTCGTGCGCTTGGCTCCTTGCGCGTTGAGAAGGGCTATGGAAGCTGGAGCCGCGAATATTCCCCGGAATACTGGCCGCAGGAAGTCGGCCTCGACCGGCTGATCAAACTCGACAAGGGAGACTTCCTTGGCAAGGACGCCTATCTGGCGCTGAAGGACAAGACCCCTCGCGAAATGCTCAGCCTCTTCGAAGTGAACGTTACAAACGCAGACGCCACCGGTGGTGAACCGATCTTCGCCGAAGATGGCACTCCTGTCGGGCGCGTTTCAACCGGCGCCTACGGATTCACATGCGGGAAGTCCCTCGCCCTTGGCTTCGTCAAGACCGAGTATCACAAGCCCGGCGACACTTTTGAAATCGCCATTCTCGGCCAGCCCCACAAGGCGGTGCTTCTGGACAAGCCTCCGTTCGATCCGGATGGAGAGCGTTTGCGGGGGTAACCTCTCGCCGATCGCAACAAGCCTTACCTCCGATAAGAGACCCGGATCAGCCCTCTTGATCCGGGTTTTGTCTTTGCATACACAGCGTTCTGAGCATTATCCCGACTTGCCACCGAACCACATGCTCCACATCACACGGTCTTTCAGAACAAACCGGTGGAACAACGCTCCGGCAATATGGATGCCAAGCAATATCAGCACGATATCAGCCAGATCTCTGTGTTCAGCCAGAAGCTTGTAAACAAAGTTGGTCGTTGGCGGGGACATCGAATTATAGGTTGGGAGGAGAGAATAGAGCTCCGCCGTCCGGCCATCCTGACTGCGCGCAATCCACGGCAGAACCGGCAGGATGAAGCAGGCTATTCCCAGCCCGAAGTGAAAAAGGTCCAGAATTTTCGGCCGGACACGCTCCCTTGCCAGACGGATAAACGCTGATAACCGCACCAGCAGCCAGATCAGCAACAGCAAACCGGCGAGCATGCCCGATAAACGATGAGCAGCGAACAGAGCATCCCGCACCCAGACCGGCATGCTCGTATGGAAATCAAACGCCTTGTAGGCCGTCGCAAAAGCCACAATGAACAGCACAACCACACTCCAGTGAAGAAGCCGGATTGCGAGCGCCTTGCGTCGGGTTATCTCTCCAA is a window of Coralliovum pocilloporae DNA encoding:
- a CDS encoding cytochrome b — protein: MSQSSDSWTDAFGVGEITRRKALAIRLLHWSVVVLFIVAFATAYKAFDFHTSMPVWVRDALFAAHRLSGMLAGLLLLIWLLVRLSAFIRLARERVRPKILDLFHFGLGIACFILPVLPWIARSQDGRTAELYSLLPTYNSMSPPTTNFVYKLLAEHRDLADIVLILLGIHIAGALFHRFVLKDRVMWSMWFGGKSG
- a CDS encoding 5-guanidino-2-oxopentanoate decarboxylase, translating into MTTLGEHLITLLTKYGVDTVFGIPGVHTVELYRGLETSTIRHITPRHEQGAGFMADGYARMTGKPGVCLVISGPGLSNIATAMLQARADSIPMLVLSAVNATGHYDSGRGYLHEMPDQRGFAGEAALFSRTIQTPQELPEALARAFAIFSSARPGPVHLEIPLNVMTEIVEPDALKSYPLPSSPAIDPISLGDLAQRCSQARKPVILAGGGVSPVARDDLRQLAEKLDAPVITTINGRRLMAPDHPLHVPFSPSLEEVRALVDDADLVLAFGTEMGRTDYDMYDTGRSVDPAFLARVDIDPQMLCRSIRPDLPITGDAARAIARLNDDVQQTAPSNDGAGRAKATRTKAWAVQPASYQQNIGLLEQIRALVPETVFVGDSTQLTYAGNMGFAPDTSGGWFNSATGFGTLGYALGAALGAKAATPSHHVLCMMGDGGIQFTLGELGVAIDHDLPITILVWDNAGYGEIKSYMVNRQIKPEGVNLTPPDFVKLAESYGFDTEQVTDMDSLPDAIKKVADRNRPALIHYRVSRS
- a CDS encoding NAD(P)/FAD-dependent oxidoreductase, which produces MTDFETDILIIGAGMAGAGAAAFLARHADVLLIEREEQPGYHSTGRSAAIYIESYGPDLVRTLNRMSSDFLRNPPFAEIDGTLLKRRGLLYLSRPENEAAFDGFLKATPHLQELSLEEVSKRVPILDISQLSRAAYEPEALDIDVDRLHRGCLHHARNNGAQIRLKTEIISAQKQEQHWFIKTSQGTIKARILVNAAGAWADRVAELSGARPLGLIPMRRTAAILPAPDAMDIADWPLFVEMAEDWYAKPEAGKLLVSPADEDPVPPSDTYPDDMVLAEGLYRFEQAVTIPVSRVERSWAGLRTFAPDRLPVNGFDPDCPGFFWLAGQGGYGIQTAPAMSHIAANLILDRQSDVTPETLNGLAPSRFSR
- the cueR gene encoding Cu(I)-responsive transcriptional regulator; this encodes MNIGEASSRSGLPAKTIRYYEELGLVVPDRRPNGYRDYSDKHVHKLRFLQRARRFDFSVAECRQLLSLYEDQDRSSADVKAIAEHHLEDLDRKLGELRELRETLAALVACCPGDNRPDCPILSGLGRPDQDRETL
- a CDS encoding LysR substrate-binding domain-containing protein: MARRFYDLPSLTTLAVFEASARHLSLKEAASELSVTPGAVTRQIKALEEELGSSLFNRIHRGVELTDEGALLYSVLSQNFNEISNTIRQIRHKRSPVDVTIAASTAVATMWLMPRIGEFWRSFPDITVNHLISDDPVDFLRPELDLRIRYGDGSWPGETSQLLFRDEIFPVAGPDFPQDRVAIEEIPNLPLLRLESGGNRWPTWEDWFRATGLDERLVSGRRFNNYVIVLQAAQDNQGVALGWQMLIQPLLDQGKLKRLTDTGIETKSGYYLTWRDDRPLSDEAETIRAWLLDHYLS
- a CDS encoding GcvT family protein, whose product is MKTHVRVAVIGGGLVGCSILYHLTKLGWKDVVLLERDELTSGSTWHAAAGIHGLHDNNNISKLQYYTMKLYKELEQETGQGCGIFQPGSIYLAQTKDREHQLRIQAAKARYFDVDFHEVSIAEAKELHPLVDFTGIRCAMFEQDGGNVDPSGVTHAYAQGAKQNGAEIYRFTPVVETNQREDGTWDVVTTKGTIHAEIVVNAAGLWGREVARMAGFELPLMTMEHQYFVTETIEEIAGMDRRLPSIADRDGEYYLRQEGLGLLVGAYEKDGRFWAEDGTPMNFGHELLPDDLDRISDNIMRACERIPALAEAGIKRVINGPMIWSPDSSALFGPVPELKNYYCCNGIIPGFSQSGGLGSLLAQWIVEGEPELDLFPWDMARYDSAWATKSFTKARALDCYAHRFKIHFPFEEREAGRPARMRPVYERQKEKGAVFGLNYGWEHPLWYAPEGVEAIEDYGFERQAWFKHVGNECRALREAVGVIDVSNFAKYEIKGPGAHDWLDKVVANRVPTIDGRSCLTPLLGKRGGIAGDFTITKLADDHYYMVGSGIAERYHKRFFNAVPLPEDTTFDCLTESWTGFNIAGPKARDLMLRLTDEDLSNDSFRFMRSKVMTVAGIEARVLRVSFTGDLGYEVYVPQEKQLALYDALFEAGTDLGIVPVGGRALGSLRVEKGYGSWSREYSPEYWPQEVGLDRLIKLDKGDFLGKDAYLALKDKTPREMLSLFEVNVTNADATGGEPIFAEDGTPVGRVSTGAYGFTCGKSLALGFVKTEYHKPGDTFEIAILGQPHKAVLLDKPPFDPDGERLRG
- a CDS encoding aromatic ring-hydroxylating oxygenase subunit alpha; translated protein: MKMIDKSVLEAVMRPVNTANGLPNEFYTDEATFAEEKQSVFFDNWAAIGFAKDIPESGDAMPVNFLGQPLLALRNKDGNVRVYENICRHRGMILVEEPKKITGAIRCAYHSWCYDLDGKLRATPHVGGPGNNTHEDVNRDQLGLNIVRSHVWMDIIFVNVSGTAPAFEDYAAHLLQRWKEFDHPIYHGGPDSSFKLEIKTNWKLAVENYCESYHLPWVHPGLNAYSRIEDHYNINEYGHYAGQGTVVYNPTLNDDGKTLKNFPDLSSKWDTGAEYIALFPNVLLGVHRDHTFAIILEAIDMHNTVEHVEIYYTDPEMLTDDYATLRQQNAGMWKGVFVEDIFVVEGMQRGRSAHQFDGGRFSPVLDTATHCFHHWVASRFMPEAEAAE